From Papaver somniferum cultivar HN1 unplaced genomic scaffold, ASM357369v1 unplaced-scaffold_99, whole genome shotgun sequence, the proteins below share one genomic window:
- the LOC113346520 gene encoding caffeic acid 3-O-methyltransferase-like isoform X2 yields the protein MALKAALDLDLLEIIAKAGPNAYITPSEISSKLGTQNPNAPSMLDRLLRLLTSFSILKCSQITTQNGKIQRLYGLAPVCKYFTRDQDNGVSVAPLAVMNTDRVFMDSWYHFKDAVMEGGIPFNRAHGMSAFEYPGVDLRFNQMFNKAMLDHTTLTMKKVLETYKGFEGIKVLVDVGGGVGVATKKITAKYPQLKGVENVGGDMFVSVPRGDAIFMKVTVSFLGNILRLTGSFIVINLLLHLNH from the exons ATGGCTTTAAAAGCTGCATTAGATCTTGATTTACTCGAAATCATAGCTAAAGCGGGTCCAAATGCATACATCACACCATCAGAGATTTCATCCAAGTTAGGTACTCAAAATCCCAATGCACCTTCCATGTTAGATAGGCTTTTGCGATTGTTAACAAGCTTTTCTATTCTCAAATGCTCACAAATCACTACCCAAAATGGCAAGATCCAACGGCTGTATGGGTTGGCACCTGTTTGCAAGTATTTTACTAGGGATCAAGATAATGGTGTCTCTGTTGCTCCTTTAGCTGTGATGAATACAGATAGGGTCTTCATGGATAGTTG GTACCACTTTAAAGATGCTGTCATGGAAGGTGGAATTCCATTCAATAGAGCTCATGGAATGAGTGCATTTGAATACCCtggggtagatcttagattcaatcAAATGTTCAATAAAGCCATGTTAGATCACACTACCTTAACTATGAAGAAAGTACTTGAAACATACAAAGGGTTTGAAGGTATTAAAGTGTTGgttgatgttggtggtggtgttggagtcGCAACTAAAAAGATTACTGCTAAGTATCCTCAACTTAAGG GAGTGGAGAATGTTGGAGGAGACATGTTTGTCAGTGTTCCAAGAGGAGATGCCATTTTCATGAAGGTGACAGTTTCGTTTCTCGGAAACATTCTTAGGTTAACCGGATCATTTATTGTTATAAATCTTCTTCTACATTTAAATCACTGA
- the LOC113346466 gene encoding mediator of RNA polymerase II transcription subunit 7a-like has product MATATYPPPPPYYRLYKDYIQDPKSAPEPPPPIEGNYILYGATYTTDDVLPSLEDQGVRQLYPKGLNVDFKKELKSLNRELQLHILELADVLVERPSQYARRVEDISLIFKNMHHLLNSLRPHQARATLIHILELQIQRRREAVEDIKRRREEAQKLLKESLGCLDGH; this is encoded by the exons ATGGCTACAGCAACATACCCACCTCCACCACCATATTACAGGCTCTATAAGGATTACATTCAAGACCCCAAATCTGCTCCAGAGCCTCCTCCACCAATTGAAGGGAACTACATCCTGTATGGCGCAACATACACT ACGGATGATGTACTTCCAAGCTTAGAAGACCAAGGAGTCCGTCAGTTGTATCCGAAAGGGCTGAATGTTG ACTTCAAGAAGGAACTGAAATCACTGAATAGAGAATTACAGCTACACATTTTGGAGCTCGCAGATGTTCTTGTTGAGAGGCCATCTCAGTATGCAAGGAGAGTCGAGGACATATCTCTTATATTTAAAAACATGCACCATCTTCTAAATTCTTTGCGTCCCCATCAG GCCAGAGCAACGCTAATTCACATACTAGAACTTCAAATACAACGGCGGAGAGAAGCTGTCGAAGATATAAAGAG aagaagagaagaggcaCAGAAACTTCTGAAGGAGTCACTCGGATGCTTAGATGGTCACTAG
- the LOC113346520 gene encoding caffeic acid 3-O-methyltransferase-like isoform X1, producing the protein MALKAALDLDLLEIIAKAGPNAYITPSEISSKLGTQNPNAPSMLDRLLRLLTSFSILKCSQITTQNGKIQRLYGLAPVCKYFTRDQDNGVSVAPLAVMNTDRVFMDSWYHFKDAVMEGGIPFNRAHGMSAFEYPGVDLRFNQMFNKAMLDHTTLTMKKVLETYKGFEGIKVLVDVGGGVGVATKKITAKYPQLKGINFDLPHVLADAPAYPGVENVGGDMFVSVPRGDAIFMKVTVSFLGNILRLTGSFIVINLLLHLNH; encoded by the exons ATGGCTTTAAAAGCTGCATTAGATCTTGATTTACTCGAAATCATAGCTAAAGCGGGTCCAAATGCATACATCACACCATCAGAGATTTCATCCAAGTTAGGTACTCAAAATCCCAATGCACCTTCCATGTTAGATAGGCTTTTGCGATTGTTAACAAGCTTTTCTATTCTCAAATGCTCACAAATCACTACCCAAAATGGCAAGATCCAACGGCTGTATGGGTTGGCACCTGTTTGCAAGTATTTTACTAGGGATCAAGATAATGGTGTCTCTGTTGCTCCTTTAGCTGTGATGAATACAGATAGGGTCTTCATGGATAGTTG GTACCACTTTAAAGATGCTGTCATGGAAGGTGGAATTCCATTCAATAGAGCTCATGGAATGAGTGCATTTGAATACCCtggggtagatcttagattcaatcAAATGTTCAATAAAGCCATGTTAGATCACACTACCTTAACTATGAAGAAAGTACTTGAAACATACAAAGGGTTTGAAGGTATTAAAGTGTTGgttgatgttggtggtggtgttggagtcGCAACTAAAAAGATTACTGCTAAGTATCCTCAACTTAAGGGTATCAATTTCGACTTGCCTCATGTATTAGCAGATGCACCGGCGTATCCCG GAGTGGAGAATGTTGGAGGAGACATGTTTGTCAGTGTTCCAAGAGGAGATGCCATTTTCATGAAGGTGACAGTTTCGTTTCTCGGAAACATTCTTAGGTTAACCGGATCATTTATTGTTATAAATCTTCTTCTACATTTAAATCACTGA